Within the Thalassotalea ponticola genome, the region TCCCCTACCCGATGCTCCGGTAATGGCGATACATTGACCTGGAAATACTGAAAACGATACGTTTTCAAATAAAAACGGCTGTTGTTGGTGATAGCGAAAAGCCAAATTACTGACCGCTAATACAGGCCGTTGCCGCTGATTATCGAGCCCTTGGTTAACTCGATATCCCGGTGTTTGATATTCGGCTGTTTGGTGCTCGTACACCTGATTTTCATCGGTTAAGCACGCGCCAGTTACGACACCTTCACAGGTCGTTTTTGCCATGTTAGGTGGTTCGACACTAAGGTGAAGTGATCGCTGTTGAAAGTGAGGCTCTTGCTCTGCTAGCGCGATATCAGCAATGCGATTCAAGTGCAAACTAAGCATTTTCATTTCAACCACACGGTCTATAAACAGTATTACTTTACTGGTAAATTGTCGTTTGTAAGCGATAAAGGCGGTGAGCATACCAAGGCTCAACTGTCCTTGGATAACACACAGCGCGGCCACATAAACAACGGCAATATTTTCAGCGGCAAAGATCACATCGTGAAGCCAGGTAAAGTGCAATTTCAACTTGCCTACCTCAATCGACAAGTTGAGATAGCTGACCACATTTTTCAACCATACTTGTTGACGCGCCGATTCGCATTGACGCAACTTTATGGTTTCGATAGCGCGAATATTCTCCATAAAGCAGCTTTGCTCTTTTGATTTGGCAACAATTTGTTGTTCATTAAGCTGTTTTAGTGGCTTGTAACACAACCAACGCAATGCCGCGTACGCGACGACGGCGAGCAATACAAGTACGGTTAATTTCACACTGTACAAAAACATCATTAACAGCACCGCGACAATCATCAACCCATCAACCAATGCCTCAACCAAACCATTACTGAGTAGTTGACGAACAGCATCTAACGAGCCAAACCGGGAGACGATATCTCCCATGTGACGGCGCTGAAAAAATGCCACGGGTAAACGCAACAGATGATGGCAGAGCTGACTTGCCATTTGCAAGTTCATCACACTTGAAAAGTGTAATACCACCACTGAGCGCAGAACTCGGGTGAGTAATTCAAATAAAGCCACTAGGGCAAAACCCAGTGCGAGTACAGTTAGTAGGTTGTCGTCTTGATTAACAATCACATCATCTATAACCAATTGCAGATAATACGGCGCGGCAATAGCAAATAATTGGAGCATAACGCTCAAGGCGAGTATTTTTGTTATCGTCGGCCAAAGCCCGGTAATTTGCTGGGTAAAATCAGATAACGTTAGTGATTGACTCAGTTTGGCCTGAGTAAAAGCGTCACTTGGCGTGAGTTCAAGGGCAATACCAGTAAAGTGTTCTGACACCTGTTCAACGCTCAGCTTTTGCTCTCCGATAGCGGGGTCGTGGATGACAACACCGCCTCTAACGCAGTGCTTTAACACGACGAAGTGATTTAAATCCCAATGCAAAATACACGGCGTGTTGAGTTTGCGAATATCCGTTATCGACAGTTTTAGCGCGCGGCCAGTTAACTTGAGTTGATCGGCTGCTGACATCAAATCAGATAGCCGTGCTCCGCTAGGAGACAGACTAACGATGCGACGCAAGCTGGCTAAATCAGCGTTAAAACCAAAGAAATTTGCGATCATGGCCAAACACGCCAAACCGCATTCGCTGCTTTCACTTTGTAACATCACTGGTAATCGGCGGCGCTGAAAAAAAGCCAGACCGTTCGCTGCATCCTTGCGGTTTGTTGACATAATTATCCTTTATTTATTGTAAATGGTGAGGTAATAAGCACAAAGTGGCACCTGCCATATCAACTTCGGCCTTTGAGGCTGTATATAGGCTCTAGCAACCAATGCATTAAGCTTCTCTTATCAAGTGCAATTTCCGCTTGCAATAACATCCCAGGGCGCAAGGCGATTGAACGACCGTAGGCATTAACCGTTTGCTTATCAAGTGCAACGGTTACTTTGTACACGGGCTCTTGTAATCTGAGTGGCATGGTGTGATCGGCACGTGTGATCACCGCGTTGGCAACACTGACGACTTTGCCTTGATACATACCAAAATGTTGATAAGGAAATGCTTGATATTTCAACTGCGTCACATGTCCTTTTTCAATAAAACCAAAACCGCGCGTTGGCACCAACAAGACGGCTTCCATGGTTGCATCACTCGGTACGATAGTCAGTAACGGATCGCCAGCAGAGACGCTTTGCCCCTGCTTATAACGAAGATTGGTGATCGTTCCTGATGTTTGTGCAACCACGCTGTATTGTCGTTGATACATCGCTTCACTAAGCTGCTGTTTGACCCGCTGCTGTTGATGCTTGTTTTCTGCCAACGCCGAGCTTTGGCTGTAATCTAGTTGCTCTAACTGCTGGTTAATATTGGCTATTTGCGCGTGGTGTTGTAATACTTGCTGTTCGAGTTCAAGCCGCTGCTGCTCTAACGAAATCAGCTTTTGCTTTTGTAACATTAATGTGTCACTGGCGAGATAGCCGTTTGCATGCAAGTTGTTAAAATTGGTTAACCGTTTATTTTCATGATTAATTTTATCTACCAGTGCAGTTAACTGACGCTTAACGTTATCGAGTATCGATGATGTTTGACTCGCATTGAGGGCCAAGCTTTGACGTTTGAGCTGTTGCAGCTTTAGCAGGTTATTTTGTTCGCTGACAAGGAAAGCAAGGCTCTCCTGTAATGTCATAATTTGGTTTTGATAAACATTGTCTAGTTGTTGGTTATTGTGGCTCAATCTCGCCTGCTCAATCACCATCAGCACATCACCTGGAGAGACTTTTTCACCTTCTTCTACCTCGACTCGTTTAATCAAGCCTTGGCGTTCAGCATTGAGAGTGACCAACCCTTGTATCGGTTGAATATAGCCACTGACGTGGGTTTTGCGCGTGTATTGATGATTGAGTAAGTACCAAAGGCACACAGCAACCAACAACATCAGTAGTGCAGTGAGCATCGCAAAGCTTATTGGCTGTTTGATGCTGACATCACAATAAAATCGATTTTTTGACTGCATTACCTGAGTGCGAAACAAGCGCTTTGTATGCTGACTATTTTTTTTAACCTCGTTACTCGCACCAACTATAGGGTCAGTACTCGGGTTGACATTGGTCGATGTCACATTTGCTGATTTAGACGGGGGTAATGAGTTACTGGACGACGTTGACGAGGCGCTTTTGCTGTTTTCGGGCTGACTTTGGCTTGCTAGAGAGCGTTGGTTATTTCGCATTATTCATCCTTGAATCACGTGCTTAAATCGAGTTTTTGGTGGTGACTGTATCGAGCTAATTATGTTTGCCGATGGTATTATTGCTAAGTAACAGTGTCTGTTGCTCTGTGGTTAAACAACGCATTGTGTTGTCTTAATCAATGCCCCTATACGGGGTAATGACAAGCTGTCATTTGCATGCACATTAACGAGGCTCAGATAAGAACACCGTCAACGCTGCTATCGTACTTAAGGTAAGTACAACAAGTGGTACCAACGAGCTGTTATCAAGCGCAAGCCATGTGATATTGGTGATTAACCACCCGGTCACAATCGCACCCAACACGAACTTAATACGTTTGTGATATACCTTGGGAGCTTGCATAAATCTATCCTCTAATCAGCGTCAATACGGCGTCTGGTCGCCCACTTGGTTATACCACGATGAACAAGTGGATGATGACGATACGAACGGGCACAAAGTTTGTTCACCCTCTATTCAAGATTAGAACTGAAGTGTTAATTGTCAAATTAAAATCCATCTCTTTTAAACTCATTTAAATCTACCGATTTAGTCGATAAACAGATGATTTATCAAAGGGCTATTACTAGGGGGTTGTTGCTCTTGATGATATAGATTTTGTTCGCATTAATAGCAATTTATGGGGGGTGCGCCAAGAGAAGTATGGTTATTCCATAGCAACGAGTAACAACAATGACAAATGACCTTTAAACGAATCCAATAACCGAATCCGAAGGACGGCATTAATGGACTATTTACAGCGTTATTAGTTACGCATGTGACCTAACCACACAACGCAATCGCACCTTGGGAAAGCCACTTCTTTGACACCAATAGCCACCGGTTAATCGCTTTCAAAAAACATTAAAATCAAAAAATAAAACAATTAAAAACAACAACTTAAACCAAACCCTTAATTTTTATATGATTTTTATTTGCTTTTCGAAAAATTACTTTATACATTTTTTATATGCAGTAAAAAAACGTTGTTCGAACAATAAGTTGAACAACGAACCATATAAACAAGGACACGGATTAATGACAACAGGACGTTATCACATGGTTTCTCCCCAAACATCCAATGCACACTGTAATAACTTCCATTATTACCAACCTGATATCATCGTTAGGGTGCTCTTTGTTGACCTTTACCAAGTAATTAAACCTAAACGCAATAAATAACACTATTTCAACCACGACTTACCCCTTTTCGAGTTGTGGAGAAATAAAGGCTGATGGATCAGCTTTTACAGGACGCCCTCAAGGATTGAGCAATGCAGGATGCATTGTGTACATGGAAGTAGCTAAGGAGTGGCATGGTTATAACGTTGTTACGCGTCATAACCACACAACATAGTCGCGTTATCAATATTGGCTAATCATTCACCGATTAGCAAACACTGAACGCTTCTATCTTGTATCGGATAATGTTGTGCAAAACACGGAACGAAGCGCATGACATGACTCAGAGCGAGGTTCAGTATAATGAGCTGTTACTTGAGGTTACAGGGAGTAACTTGAGTAATAAGACATGTACTGATGCTCTAACCGATTTTCGTATCGCGTATTTAAGTCAAATTACATGGAGTGAAGATGCCTAGAAAACCTCGTCATTACCTAGCCAATATCCCCTACTATATTGTGCTCAAAGGCGCCCAACATCGCTTGGTATTTAATCAACAACAAGACTGTCAAAAATTTTGTCAATTACTGGCAAACATGAGTGATAAATACAATGTAAAAGTACACGCTTATCACTTACTGCAAGCGCAAATACACTTATTGCTATCAGCCCAATCGCATACTGACATGCCCTCTGCTATGCAGTTTTTAAATAGCAGTTACAGCAAGTATTACAATCGCCGCTATCAGCAAAAAGGACGTCTATTTGAAAGCCGCCACAAAGCAAGCATGGTGGATCCCGACAGCTATTTACTCTCAGTCATGGCCTACATAGAAACCCAAATACAACCACAAATCAACAACCAGATTTCATTGAGCAGTTTACGTTACAACAGCGGCGTGGCCGAAATTGTAGGACTCGATAGGTCGGCAAATGATGATACCCCCAATAGTGATGACTTTATTCAACCACACGAGCGTTATTTAAAGCTCGGCAGTGATAAAGAGCAACGCCAACAAAGTTATCACCGCCTTTTTAACGAACAACTTGACAAGTCGACCACTGATTTCATTTGCGCCAATATCGCTATCAACTTCCCCATTGCCAGCCCATATTTCATTCGCAATTTAAGCTTTGAAGCGCAATTGTTATTTGCGCATGCAAAGCGGGGACGGCCAAGAAAAGATCGACCTTCGGTATTTCACATCGCCATGGCTAAAAACAGACAATTCAGTTAATCCGAGCTTAGGTGAGTAGGTAAACTGGCACGTATTGTGGACAGCGGATTACACCGAAGAATTGCGGAAAAGTTTCAATGTACTAGAGGCTGAAACGGATGGTGCTCGCAGCTAATGACTCAGCGAGCAAATGACCGCCAGGAGTTTAATGTATCCATGGCGGTGTTGTGATGCTGTTATTCAATTACCGAACGCAAGTACTGTTTAAATTCACCGTTTAACTCGGGGTGACGTAAGCCGTATTCAACGTTCGCTTTCATATAACCGATTTTTGATCCACAGTCGTGGGACTTGCCCGTCATGTGAAAAGCTTCTACCGTTTCTAGCTTCATTAAGCTCGCTATGGCATCGGTCAATTGAATTTCGTCACCCGCACCAGGAGGCGTAAATTCTAACAATGACCAGATGGCATTGGACAAAACATAACGACCGACCACGGCCAAGTTCGAAGGAGCCTCTTCGACTGCTGGTTTTTCGACAATTTGACTCATCGCATGAGATTGACCCGGTTGCAGTACTTCACCGCCACAATCTACCACGCCGTAACTGCTTACCTGCTCCATAGGCACCGGCTCGACCATGATTTGACTGGCGCCTGTTTGAGCAAAACGCTTGAGCATGGCGGCCATATTTTCGCTTTTCAAATCACTTGCTGCGTCATCAATTAGTACATCCGGTAACACCACGGCAAAGGGCTCGTCGCCGACAATAGGCAGAGCTTTGAGTACTGCATGTCCCAATCCTTTGGCCTCGCCCTGGCGCACATGCATAATTGTTACGTCCTTAGGACAAATGGATTGCACTTCTGCTAACAGTTGGCGTTTTACTCGATTTTCTAATGTGGTTTCTAGTTCAAACTGCTTATCAAAGTGATTTTCGATAGCGTTCTTTGACGAGTGGGTGACTAACACTATTTCTTTAATACCGGCGTCAATACACTCATTTACAATGTATTGAATCAGTGGCTTGTCTACCACAGGTAACATTTCTTTGGGGATTGCTTTGGTTGCTGGCAACATCCGCGTACCGAGGCCAGCTACGGGGATCACAGCTTTTTTTATCACTGGTGACTGCTGATTTGTAGACAAAATTCATTTCCTTTTTATTTTTATCACTGGGCCGAATCGTTGCGTTAGCGAGTTACGCGAACCACCCTACATTGTACTGTTGTCGCTACGTAGTGATACGCGGCGATACCTTCATCTTTTACTATTTTAAAAGCGAACGAAAAACGGCGGTAAACTCACCCCGTCATACGTTCAGTTTAGCACGAGCCTACACGCGTTGGAACAGCTTGTTATTACAGCGTGCGGGTAAGTGTGTTTACTTCAATATAATTCACTATAAAACGTCTGATCCAGTTTCTCAAGCGCGGCAAAAATTATCGTTGCCTGTCTATCACAATCATGTATAGTCAGTATAAGCTCGCTGACTTTTACAAAAAATAAACACGGTAACCGCTGATTGAGTAGACCTTTAACATAAAGTTATAACACGTGCTTAGCGCTTAGGAGGACAAGTGGACAAAATCTTGGTTATAGCCGACCCAAACTTCGAGCAGGTAACGGCCATTGAGCAGGCCGATAAGATTGCCAAAGCACTTGGTGCAACATTGCATATTGTTTATTTTTATTACGAAGACTTACGCGGCTTAGGGCGCAATGGCTCGGCGTTGAAAAACAGTTTATTGGCGCGACTCGATGAAAAGGCCAACGATCAGTTAGCGCAAACCTGTGACAACAACCTCTATACTTATGAAATAGTCTGGCAAAAACACATTGCGCCTTGGGTTAATCAGTACGTCGAACAACACAATGTCAGCATGGTGATTAAAACTGGTCACCGCAGCGAGTCGATGTTTTACACTCCAACCGATTGGCATTTACTGCGCGAAACACAGGCCCCCATTTATATCGTCAGCGAGCAACAGTGGCACAACACCCACGACATTCTCGCCTGCGTTGACTTACAAACCGAACTTTCTGATAAACAACAACTTAACCACACCATTCTCGAACAAGCCCGCAAACTAGCCGATATTTTTGGCGTTAATGTACAAGTACTTTATGTGCCGTTGTTTTCAGTGCTTTTAAGAGATTTAGGTATTCAGTATAAAGATGAAGTTGAAGCCAAAGTAAAAGCAGATTTGATGAATAAAATTGGCAAATTATCCAAGACCTACAACATTCCTGGCGAACATTTTCACATTCACGCCGGTAAACCGGAGTGGGTCATTCCATCGACTGCCGCTCAGTTACATTGCCAATTGGTGATCCTCGGTACCGTGGGGCGAACTGGCTTAAAACAAAAAGCATTAGGCAATACCGCGGAGCAAATATTAAGTCATTTAAAAACCGATGTATTGGCGTTTAAACCGAGCTGATAAACAGGCCAACAGAGCCTGCTTATCAGTGAGCCTTGCAATCTTGCGCCTGACGTTCCTTTAACCTTATGCTCCTTTAGCCATCACACCGTGTTACCTTTTACTCGGCTCGCAGCCTTGGTAAAAGCGAGTCAAAACAATCTCCAATCACAGCGCACCTGAGCGCGCGTTAATTGTTTGCTCGCCCCTCAATAAGCGACAGGGTTTGTCTTGTGATAATTGCATCGTTCACAATAAACGGCTCTGCCATTAACCAAGATTGTCGCGGCGTTATCCACTGAAACTGTTGATATAAATCATAGCTTATCTCATACAGTATCAGTTCGAGTGGTTGTTTGGTCTCAATCGTCATTTGCAAAGACACCTTTTGCTCTGGGTCCGCGACGGTATATTGAAAGAAAAAGCCTTGCTCAAACGATGCGCTACTCGGCTGTTGTTGATGTGCAAACAACTGCCCATTAACTCTAAAGTCACGGATCGAAATAGGCTGGTTAGTCGCGAGTTTAAGAAGATTAACGGAACGCTGTGGCTTGATCGACAGGGTTACATTATATCGATTTTCGGTGTTCGCAATCGATGTCGCATTCACCTGTGCCGTAGCAACCGGAATAACCGGCGCCGATTGATAAAAGCGAACCTTACTTGAGCGATAGGCAGGATACAACTGTTGCGACCAATCATCCCCTGATTGAGGCGATGAAAAAAATTGCTCAATAAAGCTGTCAAAGCGGTGGTTACTGGTCAACCAATACGCCCTATCACTCTGAGTGTCGAGCAAGTAATTAATACTCGATGGCTTTTTTCGCTGTAGATTATACTCTAGCTGCAAATAGGCGACGACAAAACTTAGTAAAGAGCTAGCAAGCAGCAGCCATTGCACGACCTTTAACGGCGTGTTGTGCTGCGCAGTTACGGTTTGAAACACCGGTACTATGAGAGCAAAGGTCAATACCGATAATACGGTGGCCAGCCAAAGAAACTTTAACCCTAAGCCAATCACCAAGGAGGTGATTAGTGGCGCTAATATGGCGACGGTTGGTACGGTAAAAAGCAACAACAGCAAGCGCAATACTGTGCCATATCGGATAGTACATTTAATCCGCAAACACAGCCAATACGAAACACAGGCAAACACAACAGGAATAATCAGAAAGCCTGCGCCAGGTAAATAAAATGCGATTGTCGCATTGATCAGCAACCAGATAACAATGGGCGCAACCACACTCGACTCTGAGCCGTTTAGCGAATAAATTTTGCGGTAAATAACGGCACTAACAGCGAGCGAAAATGCGATAAAACAGGCCATTAACCAATGACCGTTATAGGTGAAGCCATGCGAGCTTTCAGCGTATTGGGGAACCGTGTTAAACAGTAGTTGCCAACCTAGCAACCCAAATCCCCCTGCTACGCCCACGCTTAACAACAAGGCGGTAAAACTTTGAATAATTGCCGTGCGGTTCAACGCAGTTTGTTTTATTGCCTTCACACATAGCCAAGTAAACAGGACCGCTGTAGCCAATAGCATCGGCCATACCCAGTTAAATGGATAGTCAACCATACCAAGTTGGGGAAAGTTAAAATACACTAAGTCGCTATCTGACTTAAGCTCGGTTAAATCGGCATCGGCAAAATAATCGAGTAATGCGGTTAAATACTCGGCTTGATGATTTAAACTCGCTTTGTCTAAGCGATCAACAGAATCTTGTTCGGTATGATAATCAAAGTGATCATCGATAAAGGCAAAGTTAAGCCCTTGAATATTTCTCTCTTCTCGAAACACCGTTAAGTCGGTGTCATTGGGTAGCATTTTATAAATACTGTACATGAGTGAGTTTGCTACGGGATGTTCGATACCCGCTTGGCTAAATGCTTCAACCAGGCTTTGGTTACCCGAATTGGTTTCCAACAATACATAGCTTGGACCGCCGGAGCCTCGCGCTTCAAAGTTTAACGCCAACTTGATAT harbors:
- a CDS encoding universal stress protein, whose protein sequence is MDKILVIADPNFEQVTAIEQADKIAKALGATLHIVYFYYEDLRGLGRNGSALKNSLLARLDEKANDQLAQTCDNNLYTYEIVWQKHIAPWVNQYVEQHNVSMVIKTGHRSESMFYTPTDWHLLRETQAPIYIVSEQQWHNTHDILACVDLQTELSDKQQLNHTILEQARKLADIFGVNVQVLYVPLFSVLLRDLGIQYKDEVEAKVKADLMNKIGKLSKTYNIPGEHFHIHAGKPEWVIPSTAAQLHCQLVILGTVGRTGLKQKALGNTAEQILSHLKTDVLAFKPS
- a CDS encoding M28 family peptidase; protein product: MTLSRFQATVSRWFYPCFLIAFIALIALWSFDAQRPSKEAYQHSSKQVFSQQNALAHLDNIATKPHFVGTNEHHRVGQYLIDELKKLGLEVEVFEAMGARYRRNFMAAKTANIVARIKGKNTGNALALVSHYDSSLHSSLGASDAGSGVVTIIEVMRAYLYKLQQHNGQPNNDIIIIFTDAEERGLLGAQAFVNGHRWAKDIKLALNFEARGSGGPSYVLLETNSGNQSLVEAFSQAGIEHPVANSLMYSIYKMLPNDTDLTVFREERNIQGLNFAFIDDHFDYHTEQDSVDRLDKASLNHQAEYLTALLDYFADADLTELKSDSDLVYFNFPQLGMVDYPFNWVWPMLLATAVLFTWLCVKAIKQTALNRTAIIQSFTALLLSVGVAGGFGLLGWQLLFNTVPQYAESSHGFTYNGHWLMACFIAFSLAVSAVIYRKIYSLNGSESSVVAPIVIWLLINATIAFYLPGAGFLIIPVVFACVSYWLCLRIKCTIRYGTVLRLLLLLFTVPTVAILAPLITSLVIGLGLKFLWLATVLSVLTFALIVPVFQTVTAQHNTPLKVVQWLLLASSLLSFVVAYLQLEYNLQRKKPSSINYLLDTQSDRAYWLTSNHRFDSFIEQFFSSPQSGDDWSQQLYPAYRSSKVRFYQSAPVIPVATAQVNATSIANTENRYNVTLSIKPQRSVNLLKLATNQPISIRDFRVNGQLFAHQQQPSSASFEQGFFFQYTVADPEQKVSLQMTIETKQPLELILYEISYDLYQQFQWITPRQSWLMAEPFIVNDAIITRQTLSLIEGRANN
- a CDS encoding HlyD family efflux transporter periplasmic adaptor subunit — protein: MRNNQRSLASQSQPENSKSASSTSSSNSLPPSKSANVTSTNVNPSTDPIVGASNEVKKNSQHTKRLFRTQVMQSKNRFYCDVSIKQPISFAMLTALLMLLVAVCLWYLLNHQYTRKTHVSGYIQPIQGLVTLNAERQGLIKRVEVEEGEKVSPGDVLMVIEQARLSHNNQQLDNVYQNQIMTLQESLAFLVSEQNNLLKLQQLKRQSLALNASQTSSILDNVKRQLTALVDKINHENKRLTNFNNLHANGYLASDTLMLQKQKLISLEQQRLELEQQVLQHHAQIANINQQLEQLDYSQSSALAENKHQQQRVKQQLSEAMYQRQYSVVAQTSGTITNLRYKQGQSVSAGDPLLTIVPSDATMEAVLLVPTRGFGFIEKGHVTQLKYQAFPYQHFGMYQGKVVSVANAVITRADHTMPLRLQEPVYKVTVALDKQTVNAYGRSIALRPGMLLQAEIALDKRSLMHWLLEPIYSLKGRS
- a CDS encoding peptidase domain-containing ABC transporter, with the translated sequence MSTNRKDAANGLAFFQRRRLPVMLQSESSECGLACLAMIANFFGFNADLASLRRIVSLSPSGARLSDLMSAADQLKLTGRALKLSITDIRKLNTPCILHWDLNHFVVLKHCVRGGVVIHDPAIGEQKLSVEQVSEHFTGIALELTPSDAFTQAKLSQSLTLSDFTQQITGLWPTITKILALSVMLQLFAIAAPYYLQLVIDDVIVNQDDNLLTVLALGFALVALFELLTRVLRSVVVLHFSSVMNLQMASQLCHHLLRLPVAFFQRRHMGDIVSRFGSLDAVRQLLSNGLVEALVDGLMIVAVLLMMFLYSVKLTVLVLLAVVAYAALRWLCYKPLKQLNEQQIVAKSKEQSCFMENIRAIETIKLRQCESARQQVWLKNVVSYLNLSIEVGKLKLHFTWLHDVIFAAENIAVVYVAALCVIQGQLSLGMLTAFIAYKRQFTSKVILFIDRVVEMKMLSLHLNRIADIALAEQEPHFQQRSLHLSVEPPNMAKTTCEGVVTGACLTDENQVYEHQTAEYQTPGYRVNQGLDNQRQRPVLAVSNLAFRYHQQQPFLFENVSFSVFPGQCIAITGASGRGKTSLLKLLMGLEQPSRGEVCYLEQNIEHVGIGTYRSKLAAVLQNDQLISGSLIDNITFFSEQVDLPRLHECLARSQLLDEIKRMPMGLETLVGDMGSSLSGGQKQRLLLARALYQQPEILFLDEATSHLDSENEMLVSDAIKSLDTTRIVVAHRIETIIQADVILTLTEQGVIDVTEKMKSPCID
- the galU gene encoding UTP--glucose-1-phosphate uridylyltransferase GalU translates to MLPATKAIPKEMLPVVDKPLIQYIVNECIDAGIKEIVLVTHSSKNAIENHFDKQFELETTLENRVKRQLLAEVQSICPKDVTIMHVRQGEAKGLGHAVLKALPIVGDEPFAVVLPDVLIDDAASDLKSENMAAMLKRFAQTGASQIMVEPVPMEQVSSYGVVDCGGEVLQPGQSHAMSQIVEKPAVEEAPSNLAVVGRYVLSNAIWSLLEFTPPGAGDEIQLTDAIASLMKLETVEAFHMTGKSHDCGSKIGYMKANVEYGLRHPELNGEFKQYLRSVIE
- a CDS encoding transposase, translating into MPRKPRHYLANIPYYIVLKGAQHRLVFNQQQDCQKFCQLLANMSDKYNVKVHAYHLLQAQIHLLLSAQSHTDMPSAMQFLNSSYSKYYNRRYQQKGRLFESRHKASMVDPDSYLLSVMAYIETQIQPQINNQISLSSLRYNSGVAEIVGLDRSANDDTPNSDDFIQPHERYLKLGSDKEQRQQSYHRLFNEQLDKSTTDFICANIAINFPIASPYFIRNLSFEAQLLFAHAKRGRPRKDRPSVFHIAMAKNRQFS